In a single window of the Flavivirga spongiicola genome:
- a CDS encoding glycoside hydrolase family 38 N-terminal domain-containing protein → MKNSIYLILFVLVTNFGFSQNKSSHSAILIEYERPYDYVQAENNLLVKAFLKLNIASGFDSIELNNGYISKIKYENDKAWAWLPVFGQPEIMKIVATNTGLTQEQLFTPLVTSDWDYFKDGTFHIISSSHQDIAWMDTPEHCRHERINDIIVPALDVMKTDKAYHFGMEQALNLKEFIEEHPERKDEVIERNKEGRFTWGATYNQPYEGMQMGEQLIREMYFGKKWIKDNFKGCDAKTAFNTDVPGRTLQFPQILAKSGVKNLFVSRMKEGFYDWTSPDGSSVLTYTPGNYGWAVIFYRLFDEDALEAMRKIQNRVKMWSDYYGERNLPPHFAIVISNDASGPTNYGKVVKEWNGIVRNTGIKIPTLKHATVSSFMAEINKEGAKFDKLEGDRPNIWSYIHGPGHHKAVTASRKAGRMLPSAEIFSTIDALVHNNTFKNYPSKELSNAFEESIYPDHGWGGKNGHITDSIFRSKLEFAANESDRLIKNSLSSISNKIKTRKSRAVIVYNDLSWERNDVASVKIENPSNYYVVNKEGKAVPSQVVTKNDEKVIQFVANKVPSLGYSTFYLIKGKKDLKVNKEVTPNSLTNDFYTIQLGDGGIRSLFDHSLNKDVIKSTKFSGGDVLTLEYTGNGAGEFTQMTKPEMKGVFDPNGKSHNAGYDRTSKHTSQWRVINDGNVFTQYESKTLFKHTQIVQKIKVFHHEKKIDFSIDMINWDGTHNREFRFAVPLNMDNAKIKYEVPLAIAEVGKTEMKEAPKGWAWGGTYDSKPTTIHPREVLNYIASETKEFALTMATDVALADWIDPTREAVDYPVLQGLLLASHKSCHGEGNWYHQTGDHHFKFSIKSHKPSDKTSYQFGTSSNHPLRTVLKIKTNKEGKLPSDMSFFNVSDSMVRISTIKKSEDDDNVIMRLVEMGGSDKQTTVNLSQPFSELIKTNLIEEEENNINQSGKNMDISIGKNAIETYKIIYNK, encoded by the coding sequence ATGAAAAATAGTATTTACCTTATCCTTTTTGTACTCGTAACTAATTTTGGGTTTTCCCAAAACAAAAGCAGTCATTCTGCGATTTTAATTGAGTACGAACGTCCATATGATTATGTGCAAGCAGAAAACAATTTATTGGTCAAAGCCTTTTTGAAATTGAATATTGCTTCTGGTTTTGATAGCATAGAATTAAATAATGGGTATATATCTAAAATCAAGTATGAAAATGATAAAGCATGGGCGTGGCTACCTGTATTTGGTCAACCAGAGATTATGAAAATAGTGGCTACTAACACAGGTTTAACCCAAGAACAGCTTTTTACCCCTCTAGTAACATCAGATTGGGATTATTTTAAGGATGGTACATTTCATATTATTTCCTCTTCTCATCAGGATATAGCTTGGATGGATACTCCAGAACATTGCAGGCATGAGAGAATAAATGATATCATTGTTCCTGCATTAGATGTCATGAAAACGGATAAAGCTTATCATTTTGGAATGGAACAGGCTCTAAATTTAAAAGAATTTATAGAAGAGCACCCAGAAAGAAAAGACGAAGTTATCGAAAGAAATAAAGAAGGGAGATTCACATGGGGAGCTACTTATAATCAGCCATACGAAGGCATGCAGATGGGAGAGCAACTTATTAGAGAGATGTATTTTGGTAAAAAATGGATTAAGGATAATTTTAAGGGTTGTGACGCTAAAACAGCTTTTAATACAGATGTCCCTGGAAGAACGCTACAATTCCCGCAAATTTTAGCAAAATCAGGAGTTAAAAACCTTTTTGTTTCGAGAATGAAAGAAGGATTTTATGATTGGACATCTCCCGATGGTTCTTCTGTTTTAACTTATACACCAGGAAACTATGGGTGGGCTGTAATATTCTATAGACTTTTTGATGAAGACGCTTTAGAAGCTATGCGTAAAATACAGAATAGGGTGAAAATGTGGAGTGATTATTATGGCGAAAGAAATTTACCTCCTCATTTTGCTATCGTTATAAGTAATGATGCATCTGGACCCACCAACTATGGGAAAGTTGTAAAGGAGTGGAATGGCATTGTTCGGAATACTGGAATTAAAATACCTACTTTAAAGCATGCAACAGTATCAAGTTTTATGGCTGAAATTAACAAGGAAGGCGCTAAGTTTGATAAACTGGAAGGAGATAGACCAAATATATGGTCTTATATTCATGGTCCTGGACACCATAAAGCAGTAACAGCATCAAGAAAAGCTGGTAGAATGCTGCCTTCAGCAGAAATATTTAGTACCATAGATGCATTGGTTCACAATAATACATTTAAGAACTATCCTAGTAAAGAACTTTCAAATGCTTTTGAAGAGTCTATTTATCCAGATCATGGATGGGGAGGTAAAAATGGACATATTACTGATAGTATATTCAGGAGCAAGCTTGAGTTTGCTGCAAACGAATCCGATAGATTAATTAAGAATTCGTTAAGCTCTATTTCTAATAAAATTAAAACAAGAAAATCGAGAGCAGTAATTGTATATAATGATTTATCGTGGGAGAGAAATGATGTCGCTTCAGTAAAAATAGAAAACCCAAGTAATTATTATGTCGTTAATAAAGAAGGAAAGGCTGTACCATCGCAAGTAGTAACTAAGAATGATGAAAAAGTAATACAATTTGTTGCAAATAAAGTGCCCTCTTTAGGTTATAGTACATTTTATTTAATCAAAGGAAAAAAAGATTTAAAAGTAAATAAAGAGGTAACCCCTAATTCGTTAACAAATGATTTTTATACCATCCAATTAGGAGATGGAGGCATTAGGTCTTTGTTCGATCATTCTTTAAACAAGGACGTTATTAAAAGCACGAAATTTTCGGGAGGAGATGTCCTTACTTTAGAATATACAGGAAATGGAGCGGGTGAATTTACTCAAATGACCAAACCAGAAATGAAAGGTGTTTTTGATCCCAATGGGAAGTCTCATAATGCTGGTTATGATAGAACAAGTAAACATACATCACAGTGGAGAGTTATTAATGATGGAAATGTTTTTACTCAATATGAGAGTAAAACACTATTTAAGCATACACAGATTGTTCAAAAAATAAAAGTGTTTCATCATGAAAAGAAAATTGATTTTTCTATCGATATGATAAACTGGGATGGAACCCATAATCGTGAATTTCGTTTTGCTGTACCATTAAATATGGACAATGCGAAAATAAAATATGAGGTGCCTTTGGCAATCGCTGAAGTTGGAAAAACAGAAATGAAAGAAGCACCAAAAGGCTGGGCTTGGGGAGGAACCTATGATAGTAAGCCTACAACGATTCATCCTAGAGAAGTTTTAAATTATATAGCTTCTGAAACCAAGGAATTTGCTTTAACTATGGCAACAGATGTAGCCTTAGCAGATTGGATTGATCCAACCCGAGAAGCGGTTGACTATCCAGTACTGCAAGGTCTATTATTAGCATCTCATAAAAGTTGTCATGGAGAAGGAAATTGGTATCACCAAACAGGAGATCATCATTTTAAGTTTTCTATTAAGTCACACAAACCGAGTGATAAAACATCGTATCAATTTGGGACATCTTCTAATCATCCACTTAGAACGGTTTTAAAAATAAAAACGAACAAAGAGGGAAAACTTCCATCAGACATGAGCTTTTTTAATGTATCAGATTCTATGGTGCGTATAAGCACTATAAAAAAGAGTGAGGATGACGATAATGTCATTATGAGATTGGTAGAAATGGGAGGAAGCGATAAACAGACCACAGTAAATCTATCACAACCATTTTCTGAATTAATAAAAACAAACTTAATAGAAGAAGAAGAAAACAATATAAATCAATCAGGGAAAAATATGGATATAAGTATTGGTAAAAATGCCATTGAAACCTATAAAATAATTTATAATAAGTAA
- a CDS encoding LacI family DNA-binding transcriptional regulator, translating to MKKLYLKDIAKNLNVSTTAVSLVLNNKGDENKISQDTQQKILEYAKRHNYVANSLARGLSRGKSETIGLIIPNISDDHYAKIAGHIERKAKEYGYVVMYASSNKDPKNEAKLIQSMINRQVDGLILASTQHNSEDIELLKDNKLPFVLIDRLYPEIDTNYVVVDNFEGVQKATKHLLNLGRRKIGFVTLKPGLEAMRQRLLGYQEALKEFNIDPSDALVKELSNVDYKDEIKEALGELVRFPNSVDSIIFSTHYLTSLGLRELRRLNIKVPHEVAIVSFDELGAFDLVDPPITSIKQPGADIGDFSVDILMDEIQGNESGINKTRMLKPSLIIRKSCGAL from the coding sequence TTGAAAAAATTATATTTAAAAGATATTGCTAAAAACTTGAATGTTTCTACAACAGCCGTGTCTCTTGTTTTAAATAATAAGGGAGATGAGAACAAGATTAGTCAGGATACACAGCAAAAAATTTTGGAGTATGCTAAGAGGCACAATTATGTAGCTAATTCTCTCGCACGAGGATTAAGTAGAGGTAAAAGTGAAACTATAGGGTTAATAATCCCTAATATTTCAGATGATCATTATGCTAAAATAGCGGGACATATTGAGAGAAAAGCAAAAGAATATGGTTATGTGGTTATGTATGCAAGTTCTAATAAAGACCCTAAAAATGAGGCAAAGTTAATTCAGTCGATGATTAATCGTCAGGTAGATGGTTTAATTTTAGCATCAACGCAACATAATTCAGAAGATATTGAGTTGCTGAAGGATAATAAGCTTCCATTTGTTTTAATTGATAGGTTATATCCAGAAATAGATACGAACTATGTTGTTGTTGATAATTTTGAAGGTGTTCAAAAAGCAACTAAGCATTTGTTAAATTTAGGTAGACGTAAAATAGGGTTTGTTACTTTAAAGCCAGGTTTAGAAGCTATGAGACAACGATTGCTAGGTTATCAGGAGGCGTTAAAAGAGTTTAATATAGACCCAAGTGATGCTTTAGTGAAAGAGTTGAGTAATGTAGATTATAAGGATGAAATTAAAGAAGCTTTGGGAGAGCTGGTTAGGTTTCCTAATAGTGTGGATTCGATAATATTTTCTACACATTATTTAACATCTTTAGGATTAAGGGAGCTTCGAAGGTTAAATATAAAAGTACCACATGAGGTGGCTATTGTTAGTTTTGATGAGTTAGGTGCTTTCGATTTGGTTGACCCGCCTATTACATCGATTAAGCAACCAGGAGCTGATATAGGGGATTTTTCTGTAGATATACTTATGGATGAGATTCAAGGGAATGAAAGTGGAATAAACAAAACAAGAATGTTAAAACCCTCTCTTATTATAAGGAAATCATGTGGCGCATTATGA
- a CDS encoding T9SS type A sorting domain-containing protein — MKISKSIFSVFLVLITGQWLFGQRACDDYGEPLNDHQVSLTYSGASLCHDDTGAVDPGDSQSWYADPNLHNAGYLVNGPRTYKLHEGSGKAFFRIKIDDNHGAAQVLNMEVIDYTDNKVLSSRVIWQNEFVKSDEYQEFELHFSLEGKLNHLIQPRLYWNDTKKITIKEFRFTTNKHLVGTPRITNKSSSSSSHVDTLVNNAITGLGFSAGGYDEPNMWDLIFVGKYYIAWIDQTGFYGKLNGLWLLNGLDGDSLDFVQKEGTRPYNFLAIGEKGDGDWPIGYAGAEHYEIPSSLNEGNDLCLTEVCNWYSIDEANMGSDPDFKWWSECATVNRQPWGQYNAPIEALVSGDTFTVKSKALVKKLGDADEVYDQDWCNTNMLFLDGIRRPVYLLMGYKFYGDEPYFDRTYQYYNEVGNPDFGFPQMGGWSIIHGIAITKYANDFTSKINLADYIYPNETFYEKVRDSHVDVKYRIKDQIYLPKKWRYINPDLDLTGATSGDDEFSWARQSYTLSSNASFDVGKSIHMAHIGDLFHTVLPDINGATGHCVCTQLGCLEIGGGMLPFGTIGQEGGGGITGSIAGGKYSVEGVKRIGFPQGTSMKDIVNKPSKSFEFKQFETENDTIIKAPGHDAIAEGIRLTTASHNAAHVIYGPVPQTYLGNDTLTVASVQMKIDNYIKNSNTVVATIEVYDITTNTLIASRHVEQGEFPLSPSSYQYFSVIYNAKEYNETNISNDHIVVRVYWWDNLNLNIDKVSFYNKPGFVDPAVAKNGNGKNVQTTPKEVIINTPVLTVFQPPNQDVLNVKLGKVNSFDKEIELITLLGKSVKLNTSDQYGSTYSYDVSGLSSGVYIYKVKINGKSFTGKVVID, encoded by the coding sequence ATGAAAATAAGTAAAAGTATTTTTAGTGTTTTTCTTGTTCTTATAACAGGTCAATGGTTATTTGGTCAAAGAGCTTGTGATGATTATGGGGAACCTCTGAATGATCATCAAGTAAGTTTAACTTATTCTGGGGCTAGTTTGTGCCATGATGATACTGGAGCCGTAGATCCAGGTGATAGCCAAAGTTGGTATGCCGATCCAAACTTGCATAATGCAGGGTATCTAGTGAATGGCCCTCGTACATATAAATTACATGAAGGAAGCGGGAAAGCTTTTTTTAGAATAAAGATTGATGATAATCATGGTGCAGCTCAAGTTTTGAATATGGAGGTCATAGATTATACAGATAATAAAGTGTTAAGTTCTAGAGTTATTTGGCAAAATGAATTTGTTAAATCTGATGAGTACCAGGAATTTGAACTCCATTTTTCTCTAGAGGGTAAGCTTAATCACCTTATTCAACCAAGGTTGTATTGGAATGATACAAAAAAAATTACTATTAAAGAATTCAGGTTTACTACAAATAAACATTTAGTAGGAACACCTCGTATCACCAATAAGAGTTCAAGTTCTAGCTCACATGTAGATACTTTAGTTAACAATGCTATAACTGGATTGGGTTTTTCTGCTGGGGGGTACGACGAGCCAAACATGTGGGATTTAATATTTGTAGGTAAGTATTATATAGCATGGATAGATCAAACAGGCTTTTATGGAAAATTAAACGGATTGTGGTTGCTAAATGGGCTTGATGGAGATAGTTTGGATTTTGTTCAAAAGGAGGGGACTCGTCCTTATAACTTCTTGGCTATAGGAGAAAAAGGAGATGGTGACTGGCCTATAGGATATGCTGGAGCGGAACATTATGAAATTCCTTCTTCCTTAAATGAAGGGAATGATTTATGTCTTACTGAAGTGTGTAACTGGTATAGTATTGATGAAGCTAATATGGGGAGTGATCCTGATTTTAAGTGGTGGAGTGAATGTGCAACAGTAAACCGGCAACCTTGGGGACAATATAATGCTCCTATTGAAGCATTAGTTTCAGGGGATACATTTACTGTTAAGAGCAAGGCCTTGGTGAAAAAACTAGGGGATGCAGATGAGGTCTATGATCAGGATTGGTGTAATACAAATATGCTTTTTTTAGATGGTATTCGTAGGCCTGTTTATTTGTTAATGGGGTATAAGTTTTATGGCGATGAGCCTTATTTTGATAGGACATATCAATATTATAATGAAGTTGGAAACCCTGATTTTGGATTTCCTCAAATGGGTGGTTGGTCTATTATTCATGGAATTGCTATAACGAAATATGCAAATGACTTCACTTCTAAAATAAATTTAGCTGATTATATTTATCCAAATGAAACATTCTATGAAAAGGTCAGAGATTCGCATGTGGATGTAAAATATAGAATAAAAGATCAGATATATTTACCTAAAAAATGGCGATATATTAACCCCGATCTAGATTTAACAGGAGCAACATCTGGAGATGATGAGTTTTCTTGGGCTAGACAATCGTATACTTTGAGCTCCAATGCTTCTTTCGATGTAGGTAAATCTATACATATGGCACATATTGGTGATTTATTTCATACGGTTTTGCCAGATATTAATGGTGCTACCGGTCACTGTGTATGTACACAATTAGGTTGTTTAGAAATTGGTGGCGGCATGTTACCTTTTGGAACCATAGGACAAGAAGGAGGCGGCGGAATTACTGGTTCAATAGCAGGAGGGAAGTATAGTGTTGAAGGGGTTAAACGGATAGGTTTTCCACAAGGGACTTCTATGAAAGATATTGTAAATAAACCATCAAAAAGCTTTGAATTTAAACAATTTGAAACAGAGAACGATACCATAATTAAAGCACCAGGGCATGATGCTATTGCTGAAGGGATCCGGTTAACAACAGCAAGCCATAATGCTGCACATGTTATTTATGGACCTGTACCACAAACATATTTGGGAAATGATACCCTGACGGTAGCTTCTGTTCAAATGAAAATAGATAATTACATAAAAAATTCAAATACAGTGGTTGCAACTATTGAGGTTTATGATATAACCACCAATACCTTAATTGCATCTAGGCATGTAGAACAAGGGGAGTTTCCTTTGTCGCCTAGTAGCTATCAGTATTTTAGTGTAATATACAATGCAAAAGAATACAATGAAACAAATATATCAAATGATCATATAGTGGTTAGGGTGTATTGGTGGGATAATCTTAACCTCAATATAGATAAAGTATCATTTTATAATAAACCAGGATTTGTTGACCCTGCTGTAGCAAAAAATGGTAATGGAAAAAATGTACAAACTACCCCTAAGGAAGTTATTATAAACACTCCAGTTTTAACAGTATTTCAGCCACCTAATCAAGATGTTTTAAATGTTAAGTTAGGAAAAGTAAATAGTTTTGATAAGGAAATTGAGTTAATAACATTACTTGGCAAATCTGTAAAATTAAATACATCAGACCAATATGGATCAACATATTCATATGATGTTTCAGGTTTGTCTTCAGGAGTGTATATTTATAAAGTGAAAATTAATGGTAAATCTTTTACAGGAAAAGTTGTAATAGATTAA